Part of the Jatrophihabitans sp. GAS493 genome, GAGGTGACCTCCCGGCCGAGGGCGGTGACCGAACCACCCATCAGGTCGATCAGCCCGACCATCGACAGCAGCGAGGTCGTCTTGCCCGCACCGTTCGGTCCGAGCAGGGCGATCACCTCGCCCCGCTCGACGGTGAGGGAGAAGTCACGGATCGCGGCCACCCGGTTGTAACCGGCGGTGATCGCATCTGCCTGCAGGACAACGTCAGCCATGGTTCGCCTCAATCGGAACTCCGAGATAGGCCGCGATGACGGCCGGATCATTGCGAGCCTCGTCTGCGGTGCCCCGGAAAATCAGCTTCCCGAACTCCAGGACGTAGATCGTGTCGCAGACGCTGAGCACCAGGCCCATGTCGTGATCGATGAGCAGCGCTCCGGGACCGGTGTCGACGATGCGCCGGATACGTCCGGCGAACTCCTCGCTCTCGGCGCTATCCAGACCGGCCGCCGGTTCGTCCAGCAGCAGGGTGGAGCACCCGCCGGCCAGTGCGCGGGCGACCCCGACCAACTTCTGCTGCCCGAGCGTCAGGTCACCAGCCCGTACGCCGCCCGAACCGGGTAGTCCCACGATCTCGAGCGCTCGCTCGACCATCGCCGTTCCGGGATCGTGGCGCAGGAAGAGGTCGCGGAAGATGGTGGATGGTCGCGGTGGGCGCGCCCCGGCCAGGATGTTCTCGGCCACCGTCAGGCTGGCGAACAACTCCCCCGACTGCCAGGTGCGCGACAGCCCCGCGGCCCGGCGCTGATGCGGTCGTAGCGAATCGATCCGCCGGCCGCCCATCGAGATCTCCCCGCTGGCTTTCGCGAATCCGGTGAGCGCGTCGACGAAGCTGGTCTTCCCGGCACCGTTCGGGCCGATGAGCCCGACGATCTGCCCCGGTGGCACCGAGATCGACACGTCCTGGTTAGCGACCACGCCGCCGTAACGGACGGTGATGCCGCGGGCCTGCAGCCCGTCGGAGGAACTGGTAACCGGCTCAGTGCTGGACATGCGCGGCACTCCTCTCAGCCGGAACCGGCGTACGCACCGGCTCGGTTGGCGGACTCAGCGGTGGGTGGCTGCTGCGCTCGGACATCCACCGGCGGACCCAGTCGATCTGCCGGACGGTCTCGCCGGCGATGCCACTCGGGTTGATGATCGCGGTGAGGATCAGGGCCAGGCCGGAGATCAGCGCGTAGATGTTCCCGGTGTCCCAGATCTGGTTGATGATCGTGTAGACGATCCCGAGCGGGGCCAGGCAGCCGGCCACCGCCGCGCCGCCCCACGAGGTGATGCCGCCCAGGTAGGCGATCGCCAGCACCTGCAGGCCGACGAAGACGGTGAACGAGGCGGCCGACAGCTGCCCGTGCCCGTAGCCCAGCAGGCAGCCGGCGACCCCGGCGATGAAGGCCGAGAGCGCGAAGCCGATCAGCTTGGTGAAGCGGACGTTGATACCGGCCGACGCCGCGGCCCGCTCATTGGCCCGGACGGCCAGGAAGGCCCGCCCGAGGTCACCGGAGACGATACGGACGAAGAAGAGGACCACGATAACGGCGATGACCAGCACCATGATCGAGAAGGAGAGGCGGCTGACGTCGCGACCGGCCCGAATCGAGAAGTTGATACCGAAGAGGTGGGGATCGGCGATCGGATTCCCCTCGGCCGGAGTGAGGCTGTAGTTGTTGAAGACGAAGCGTTCGATGGCCAGCGCCGCGGCCAGCGTGACGATCGCCAACTGCGCACCGCGGATCCGTAGCGCCGGCAGCGCGACGATCACGCCCAGCGCCGAGGCGACGAGGGCCGAGAAGAGAATCGCCAGCGGGAACGGCCAATTCCAGTTCGTGGTCACCTTCGACAGGGCGAAACCGGCGGCACCGGCGAAGGCGGCCTGAGCCAGCGAGATCTGGCCGAGGTAGCCGGTGATGAGTACGTAGGAGAGCGCCAGCAGCATCATGACGATCGACGTCGTGAGCCCGAAGCGGTACACGCCGTTGGTCAGCGCCAGGCCGGCCCCGACAACGACGACCACGATCGTGGCCGGAATCGGGCGGATACGGGGAATCGTCACGTCAGGCAGCCGCATCGTCTGCAGCGAACCGCGGGAGGGCAGCCGCTTACCGATGGCGAAGAGGATGATCATGACGATGATGAACGGCACGACCTGATCGATTCCCGCGGCCGCCCACTTCGGCCACCAGGTGTAGGTGACCATGAACGTGAGGATCGACTGCAGCGCACCGAGCAGCAGACCGGCGATGGTGGCGACCACGATCGAGGACATCCGGGCGACGAGCATGACCGCCAGCGCCGGCACGACGTAGAGCGTGTAGTTGGTCGGGTTGATGCCGGTGAGCGGGCTGGCCAGGATGACACCGATGGTGCTCAACGCCGAGGCGAGCACCAGCGCGACTCCGGCCAGGCGGTCCGGCGAGAATCCCATCAGAATCGCCGCGCGCTCGTTGTCCGAGGCGGCACGAGTGGCAACGCCGGCCCGGGTGAATCGCAGGTAGGCCCAGATGAGCGCCGACAGCACCACCATGACCGCCGCCATCAGGATCTCGGCCAGGGCGATCGGTGCGCCGAAGATGATGTACGTCGTGTCCGGCATGAGGGCGGGCACCTGGACGGTGTCCGAGCCGAAACGGATGATCACCAGCGCCTGCAGGGTGATCATGAGGGCCACCGACACGACCACCTGGGCCAGCGCCGGGGCGCGGCGGACGGGACGGAAGACCAGGTAGTGGACGAGGATGCCGACGAGCACTGCGGAGGCGATACCGATGGCCATCGCCGGCGCTGTGGTCATCGGCTGGTTTCCCAGTTGGATCGAGCCGATCGGCAGCACCAGCTTGCCGTCGATACGCAGCTGGGCGTAGACGTAGCCGCCCCACATGGCGATGGCACCCATCGCGAAGTTGATGATGCCGGTCGCCCGGTAGACGAGCACGAGGCCGTTGGCCAGGCCGACGTAGATCGCGCCTAGCCCCAGTCCCAATACTGCGAACTGCAGATACGTGCCCATGTGACTCCTACCTTGTCCTCGGTACAGCGGCTTGCTCGGAACGACTAGAGAGAAAGTGCCGGAAATACTGGAGGGTGCGGCTGCCGGCGGCGGGGACGCCGGCAGCCGCACTCATCGTCAGGTGCTCGGGAGAACCGACGTGTCCAGGTCGAAGTAGCCGTCCGGCTCGCCGGGCTTGAGCGTCCCGTCCTTCTGGACGACGAAGTAGATCGCCTGGTGGCTGCACGCGGTCGGTGCACCCGGCCACTGCTTGCCGTCGCAGGTGATCTTTCCGCCGGCGAACATCTGCAGGTCCTTCACCTGGCTCATCGCGGTCGAGACCGCGCTGGCCGTGATGTCACCAGTGATTCCGTCCATGACCTGGGCCAGTGTTACCAGGCCGGCGAAGGAGTAGAGCGAACGAGCCGACTGCTCCCCCGGGTGTCCGGTGGCCTTCATCGACGCGGCGAACGCGTCGAGCTGCGCCTGAATGGCCGGCGGTGCGTAGGAACGCGAGCTCGGGATCCACAGCCGGGGCTGCGATACCGAACCGGCGGCCGACTCGCCCATCTTGGCTACGAACTGTGAGCAGGAGCCGGCGAAGATCGTGCCCTGGAAACCCTGGGCGCGAAGCGCGGTGAACAGCTTGGTGCAGCCGTCCTCGGAGAGGGCGATGATGCCGCCGACCTCGGGCTTGCTCTTCAGCTGGGCCGCGGCGGCAACCGTGTAGTTGACGCTCGTCTCGTCCAGATACTGAACCTGGACGTTGAGGCCCAGGTTCTTGGCGATCGGATTGATCAGCGAGTTCACGTAGGTGTGTGTGGCCGGCGCATCGACGATGGCCAGCGAGGCGTTCGTCTTGCCCAGCTTCTTGATGATGGTCATCGAGCCGACCGCGCTGACCGCCGTCGGGCCCGTGAGGTAGAAGCCGAGCGGGTACGGCGTGGTGTCCATCAGGCCGGAGCCGGCCAGTGTGCCGACCACCGGAATCTTGGCCGCCATCAGAATCGGCTTCTCGCCGCCCATGCTGGTGTCGTAGGCGTCGAGGACCACCGGGTAGTTCTTCGAGACGAACCCGTTGGCACAGTTGACCGAAGTCTCGGGGCTGCCGTCACCGGCGCAGAGATCCACCTTCAGCTTGTGGCCGTTGATGCCGCCAAGCACGTTGTTGATGTAGTACTCGGCAGCCTCCACGCCGTAACCGGTCTGTGGGAACGCTGCCGCGCCGTTCATCGGGGCCTGGGCGCCGATGGTGATGGTCGAGCCGGTAGCGACCTTGCCGGCCGCCAGGCTTCCGGTGGACGCCGCGTTCGAACCAGAGCTACTCGTTGACGAGCTGCTGCAGCCGCTGACGACCAGAAGTGCGGTCACCGCAGCTGCGGCCACCGCCAACGATCTCTTTCTTTTGATGCGAAGCACCGTTCCTCCATATGAGTTGTCGAGCAATGCTGGAAAGTCCCAGCAATGTCAGGTCTGCGGGCCCGCTTTCCGCCGCTGGAGGTGAGCCTCTGCGCAGTGCAATGGACTGTCAACGAAGTGACTCAGGCCTCATTGGAGCGGGCTCCAAACGAATGTGTGAGGTTCGCGCGGTACCGATGCGCAATCGACACAGGCGATACGCACAGCGATACTTGCCGACCCGCTGGCCGACCCGCTGGGCGACACATCGGCCGGCTGGGGCGGGTAGAGGCACCGCCTGCGAGCGTTCTGGTG contains:
- a CDS encoding ABC transporter permease, encoding MGTYLQFAVLGLGLGAIYVGLANGLVLVYRATGIINFAMGAIAMWGGYVYAQLRIDGKLVLPIGSIQLGNQPMTTAPAMAIGIASAVLVGILVHYLVFRPVRRAPALAQVVVSVALMITLQALVIIRFGSDTVQVPALMPDTTYIIFGAPIALAEILMAAVMVVLSALIWAYLRFTRAGVATRAASDNERAAILMGFSPDRLAGVALVLASALSTIGVILASPLTGINPTNYTLYVVPALAVMLVARMSSIVVATIAGLLLGALQSILTFMVTYTWWPKWAAAGIDQVVPFIIVMIILFAIGKRLPSRGSLQTMRLPDVTIPRIRPIPATIVVVVVGAGLALTNGVYRFGLTTSIVMMLLALSYVLITGYLGQISLAQAAFAGAAGFALSKVTTNWNWPFPLAILFSALVASALGVIVALPALRIRGAQLAIVTLAAALAIERFVFNNYSLTPAEGNPIADPHLFGINFSIRAGRDVSRLSFSIMVLVIAVIVVLFFVRIVSGDLGRAFLAVRANERAAASAGINVRFTKLIGFALSAFIAGVAGCLLGYGHGQLSAASFTVFVGLQVLAIAYLGGITSWGGAAVAGCLAPLGIVYTIINQIWDTGNIYALISGLALILTAIINPSGIAGETVRQIDWVRRWMSERSSHPPLSPPTEPVRTPVPAERSAAHVQH
- a CDS encoding ABC transporter ATP-binding protein, with translation MSSTEPVTSSSDGLQARGITVRYGGVVANQDVSISVPPGQIVGLIGPNGAGKTSFVDALTGFAKASGEISMGGRRIDSLRPHQRRAAGLSRTWQSGELFASLTVAENILAGARPPRPSTIFRDLFLRHDPGTAMVERALEIVGLPGSGGVRAGDLTLGQQKLVGVARALAGGCSTLLLDEPAAGLDSAESEEFAGRIRRIVDTGPGALLIDHDMGLVLSVCDTIYVLEFGKLIFRGTADEARNDPAVIAAYLGVPIEANHG
- a CDS encoding ABC transporter substrate-binding protein, which codes for MTALLVVSGCSSSSTSSSGSNAASTGSLAAGKVATGSTITIGAQAPMNGAAAFPQTGYGVEAAEYYINNVLGGINGHKLKVDLCAGDGSPETSVNCANGFVSKNYPVVLDAYDTSMGGEKPILMAAKIPVVGTLAGSGLMDTTPYPLGFYLTGPTAVSAVGSMTIIKKLGKTNASLAIVDAPATHTYVNSLINPIAKNLGLNVQVQYLDETSVNYTVAAAAQLKSKPEVGGIIALSEDGCTKLFTALRAQGFQGTIFAGSCSQFVAKMGESAAGSVSQPRLWIPSSRSYAPPAIQAQLDAFAASMKATGHPGEQSARSLYSFAGLVTLAQVMDGITGDITASAVSTAMSQVKDLQMFAGGKITCDGKQWPGAPTACSHQAIYFVVQKDGTLKPGEPDGYFDLDTSVLPST